A genomic window from Salvia hispanica cultivar TCC Black 2014 chromosome 5, UniMelb_Shisp_WGS_1.0, whole genome shotgun sequence includes:
- the LOC125189859 gene encoding uncharacterized protein LOC125189859 translates to MDDLWNQAWDSLIQEVQREADEDAAAAAAIPRAIRHRRTIPRDHVGAADRLMADYFSADPRYPAEIFRRRFRMSRPLFTHIATTLADRFECFTLRSDCTGRIGLSTLQKCTSAIRQLAYAGPVDMFDEYLQMGEATSLNVLRQFCKGIREVFGPEFLRKPTPDECQRLLDMHGAVHSFPGMMGVH, encoded by the coding sequence ATGGATGATTTGTGGAATCAAGCATGGGATTCTTTGATTCAAGAGGTGCAGAGGGAGGCCGACGAGgatgcggcggcggcggcggcgatccCTCGTGCGATTCGTCATCGTCGGACAATCCCACGAGACCATGTCGGAGCGGCTGATCGGCTTATGGCCGACTACTTCAGCGCTGACCCTCGTTACCCGGCTGAGATTTTTCGTCGGCGTTTCAGAATGTCGCGTCCGCTCTTTACCCATATAGCGACGACATTGGCGGACCGGTTCGAGTGCTTCACGCTCCGGAGTGATTGCACTGGCCGGATCGGACTGTCTACTTTGCAGAAATGCACCTCTGCAATTAGGCAGCTTGCCTATGCCGGCCCGGTtgatatgttcgacgaatacctacaGATGGGTGAGGCGACTAGTCTAAATGTGCTCCGACAGTTTTGTAAGGGCATTCGGGAAGTCTTTGGTCCGGAGTTCCTACGAAAGCCAACCCCTGATGAGTGCCAGAGACTGCTAGATATGCACGGTGCGGTGCACAGTTTCCCAGGGATGATGGGCGTGCattga